The region GAAAGACCACCGTCAAGTACATTGCCACGACCAGTCCCGACCTAGCACGGCGACCGGGGCCTGACGGCAGAAGGTTCCACACCAGGCAGACGGCAGTTCCAGACAAGGCTAGCTTGACTATCCAAAGAAAGACCCACAGGTTCTGCCGGCCGGTCACCGGCATTGCGTAGTTATACGCCAAGTTCGCGGCTACCCCGGCGATGAGCAGGGGGCCCCAGGCGCTTCCCTTCCGCATACCCCAAAGACCGGCTAGCCCCACCGGGACAAGGAAGAACGCTTCGTAAAGGTCGCCGAGGACGTTCAACTCGAATGTGCTGGCGGGTGAGGCCGGATAGTGATAGCCAGTGAAATAATGGTAGAGGATACCTCCCAAAGTGACGACCAGCAGGAGCCCGAAGATCGTGGTGACACCCATCGTTTGCCTGTTCATCAATTTCTCTCCTTTCGCGACAAAGCCGATACCGTCTTTGGCATATGGACACCCCTTTCCCAGTTTACCTTACAAGCTCCTGGGTGTCCACGAAAATGGGGTAGGCCCAGAAATACTTTCCAACAACCAAATAAATCTCTGGCAGCCTATCTGAGCAGTAGAGGTATGGAATTGACAGTCTCAGGATAAGGTTAATAGTGGTCATCTCATTGTTGGCTATCCTGCCGAGAATACGATTCATGGCATCGCAGCTCACTCATTTGTTTATATTCGGGACCCCTGCTTATGGATGATTTGATGAACAGGAAACCAGGGCCCTGGTAGAGAAATATCATATGGATTTTATGGAAGTATCAATCATTGGCCTGCCCCGTAGGATAGAGCTGTAAAGCTGTAGCTGTAGCTGTAGCTCTAGCGCCATCGCCATAGTATATTTTCAGAGAGATCCCATGGAAATCGGGGCGCAAAATGGCCCTCAGATGGCTGGGATTGGAGATATAGATAGGCCCTTACTGTTAGGAGGGGGTGCTTCGTTTGGCTGATGGCATACAAATCCGCTTGGCTGCACTTGATGATAGACCCGCGCTCGTACCGCTCTTGGAGCAGTTGGGTTACCCTTCCGCACCATTTGAGGTTCAGGAGTGGTTAATGGTAATCCTTAGACATCCTGACTACAGCACATGGGTCGCTGAGCAAGGGGAACGCATTGTCGGTCTGGCTGGTGCCCGTATCGGCTATACTTATGAGAGAAACGGTTGCTATGGTCAGCTGATGGTGCTTGTAGTCGACGCGGGGTTCCGTAGAAGCGGAGTAGGTACCGCATTGGTTCGAGCGGTAGAAGAATGGACTAGAAAGCAAGGCGGTGTCGCCGTGCTGCTCAACAGCAGCAAGTACCGTAAGGAGGCACATCGATTCTACGAGCGGCTGGGCTATACAGCTACCGGGTTGCGTTTCGTGAAAGAGCTTCAGCCAGACTGAGGGATAATCTCCCAGACCATTCCCCTTATCAGCGTAGTTCACTTTTTGATTATATCCACGGTAGCCAGGTATAGTGTCCATTCCGGTACAAGATGTCAGCGA is a window of Bacillota bacterium DNA encoding:
- a CDS encoding GNAT family N-acetyltransferase; protein product: MADGIQIRLAALDDRPALVPLLEQLGYPSAPFEVQEWLMVILRHPDYSTWVAEQGERIVGLAGARIGYTYERNGCYGQLMVLVVDAGFRRSGVGTALVRAVEEWTRKQGGVAVLLNSSKYRKEAHRFYERLGYTATGLRFVKELQPD